One genomic window of Aethina tumida isolate Nest 87 chromosome 3, icAetTumi1.1, whole genome shotgun sequence includes the following:
- the LOC109597007 gene encoding protein FAM184A-like isoform X1: protein MFNFFRRSKKDEKKTKEVSPKRDRKDDMCKNISVATQKPEIAPNVGGTALPNVSSEFGLRKNVANAASEVTTLTEKNDTKPANNKNCETKTMCDDGASVQHAPPTISYASMLKKTEVRDNNVRSSCVKPCGHGTTAISPRIPVIAGKRESSATPPSSPVLEIKRHFRNETPSSAPSSRKNSRDTTLENGSAASPPLKFCTPPSSPETISEHNPLENGIKEAEQKNLINQEAKYQSQLNDLSKQLAVRDAEANKLRFQMEELQRDVFAKSAGIDRLEAELHAAHKETELIRQRIRILENDIENYRKRNRDLEEDVAEKKEEISEYEAQTKAKIEELEGVIKTLREKIQSLEEELRKMSEEKQKLDERQAELLEERENEKKKLAETLEQATLQKIEVENKWKDEFEKLRTVNILKEQQLLDDFEWKLREVQQTCKKRLSEKDKLIEERLQEAYKDAEQKMKQAEDMMAQIQDMKSYETEIETLRGLTLNQEKTLKEMKDQHEQMKMTEDSLRNETKKLRNLIELEKENLQHMQRVHQQEIADKERHLQQTLNNKRIEIAMYWEERLLTECGRLKYELELIHNEEKHTAMETVRKEKDEEFAKERKLWEQKVRECFKEINGLKKALTEKEEYYQEEIVSSQTKTDRDILELRRLMDKIDMTHHEKYEKLVNEHEEELARINSEHVQKVQEVEAYWQNQLSILRASIDSIKEQMEKESQLKIENLIQQHRTELDSQWENLIHQKNEAIHLVEDEYVVKYKTLEEQFYTQQKSHSAREVELLKTIDSLKNELQSKNCTIDDLQNNVDALEGGIQVLNNEIVQQGDNLFKSGKEAESKIRSLQDTVAKLVEQQEKERESYRLKFMENHKQSQETIDHLQRKCQCLTKLFEEVRQRYERRESRVEDLNKISDLKQVIAEQEKDLACINEEKRYFQMRLMALEKQLEENAPFEEDEYEDPETIKHIESQYKVEEPSPESPPNILVPPQIPPNGFTTPQLMFSNPMSIPNSVSIPPTIIECEDCDE from the exons atgttcaatttcTTCCGCAGATCGAAGAAAGATGAGAAGAAAACGAAAGAGGTGTCGCCCAAACGCGATCGAAAGGACGAcatgtgtaaaaatattagcGTCGCGACACAAAAGCCGGAGATTGCGCCCAACGTCGGCGGCACCGCACTGCCAAATGTCTCGTCGGAATTCGGGTTACGGAAAAATGTTGCGAATGCAGCCAGCGAAGTGACCACACTCACCGAAAAAAACGATACGAAACCAGCGAATAACAAAAATTGCGAAACGAAAACCATGTGCGACGACGGCGCCTCAGTCCAACACGCGCCGCCAACGATCTCTTATGCGAGCATGTTAAAAAAAACCGAAGTGCGCGACAATAATGTGAGAAGTTCTTGTGTTAAGCCCTGCGGCCACGGCACCACCGCCATCTCGCCCCGCATACCGGTGATCGCGGGCAAAAGGGAGAGCAGTGCCACGCCGCCGAGCAGTCCGGTGCTGGAGATCAAGAGGCACTTCAGGAACGAAACACCCTCGTCGGCTCCGAGCTCGCGCAAGAACTCGAGGGACACCACCTTGGAGAATGGTAGCGCCGCGTCGCCACCCCTCAAGTTCTGCACGCCACCTTCTTCTCCTGAAACGATTAGCGAACATAATCCTCTGGAGAATGGAATTAAAGAAGCCGAACA gaaaaatctaatcaatCAAGAAGCTAAATACCAAAGTCAACTCAATGACCTGTCGAAACAACTGGCGGTCCGCGATGCAGAAGCTAACAAGCTACGATTTCAAATGGAAGAATTGCAGCGAGATGTTTTTGCTAAATCTGCTGGAATAGACC GTTTGGAAGCTGAACTACACGCTGCTCATAAAGAGACTGAACTAATTCGCCAAAGAATacgaattttagaaaatgataTCGAAAATTACAGGAAAAGAAACAGGGATCTTGAAGAAGATGTAGCTGAAAAAAAAG AAGAAATATCCGAATATGAAGCTCAAACAAAAGCAAAAATCGAAGAATTAGAAGGGGTAATAAAAACGTTGCGGGAAAAAATTCAATCATTAGAAGAAGAATTGAGGAAAATGTCGGAAGAAAAACAGAAACTAGACGAGAGACAAGCGGAACTTTTAGAAGAAAGAGAAAACGAAAAGAAGAAATTGGCTGAAACATTGGAACAAGCTACACTACAAAAAATAGAAGTTGAAAATAAGTGGAAAGACGAATTCGAAAAGTTACGAActgtcaatatattaaaagaacaacaaCTATTAGATGACTTTGAATGGAAACTAAGAGAAGTTCAACAAACCTGCAAAAAACGCTTGAGCGAAAAGGACAAATTAATAGAAGAGCGACTGCAGGAAGCCTACAAAGATGCTgaacaaaaaatgaaacaagcaGAGGATATGATGGCTCAG ATTCAAGACATGAAGAGTTACGAAACGGAAATCGAAACTCTAAGGGGCTTAACTCTGAACCAGGAGAAAACACTGAAAGAAATGAAAGATCAGCATGAACAAATGAAAATGACTGAAGACAGCCTTCGTAATGAAACTAAAAAACTTCGAAATCTGATCGAACTTGAGAAAGAAAATCTGCAACACATGCAACGAGTCCATCAACAAGAAATTGCTGATAAAGAAAGGCACTTACAGCAAACactgaataataaaagaattgaaATTGCAATGTACTGGGAAGAGAGATTGTTGACGGAGTGTGGAAGACTGAAATATGAATTGGAACTGATTCACAACGAAGAAAAGCACACAGCCATGGAGACAGTTAGAAAGGAGAAAGATGAAGAGTTCGCCAAGGAAAGAAAATTATGGGAACAGAAGGTCAGAGAATGTTTTAAAGAG ATAAATGGTCTAAAAAAAGCGCTTACAGAAAAAGAAGAATATTATCAAGAGGAAATAGTAAGTTCGCAAACAAAAACAGACAGAGATATTTTGGAATTAAGAAGATTGATGGATAAAATAGATATGACCCATCATGAAAAATACGAAAAACTAGTAAACGAACACGAAGAAGAATTAG ctcGAATAAATAGTGAACACGTTCAAAAGGTTCAGGAAGTTGAAGCGTACTGGCAAAATCAACTTTCTATACTTAGAGCTAGCATAGATTCAATAAAAGAACAGATGGAAAAGGAATCTcaactaaaaattgaaaatctaaTTCAGCAACATAGAACTGAGTTAg ATTCTCAGTGGGAAAACTTAATCCACCAAAAGAACGAAGCGATACATTTGGTGGAGGATgaatatgttgtaaaatacaaaacattagAAGAACAATTTTATACGCAACAAAAATCACATTCAGCTAGGGAGGTAGAACTGTTAAAAACAATCGACAGTCTAAAGAACGAATTGCAGAGTAAAAATTGCACAATCGATGACTTACAGAACAACGTGGACGCATTGGAAGGAGgaattcaagttttaaataatgaaatcgtCCAACAAGGAGACAACCTGTTTAAAAGTGGAAAGGAGGCTGAATCAAAGATAAG AAGTCTACAAGATACGGTAGCGAAATTGGTGGAACAACAGGAGAAAGAACGAGAATCTTATAGATTGAAATTTATGGAAAATCACAAACAATCGCAGGAAACTATTGATCACCTACAGAGAAAATGCCAATGCTTGACTAAACT GTTTGAAGAAGTTAGACAACGATACGAAAGGCGAGAGTCTCGAGTAGAAGATCTAAACAAAATATCTGATTTAAAACAAGTTATAGCCGAACAAGAAAAAGATCTGGCTTGTATTAACGAGGAGAAGAGATACTTTCAAATGAGACTGATGGCATTAGAAAAGCAACTGGAAGAAAACGCACCGTTTGAAGAAGACGAATACGAAGATccagaaacaataaaacacatCGAAAGTCAATATAAAGTGGAGGAACCTTCTCCAGAATCGCctccaaatattttagttcCACCTCAAATACCACCAAATGGATTTACAACACCGCAGTTGATGTTTTCAAACCCTATGAGCATACCAAATTCTGTGTCGATCCCTCCCACCATTATTGAATGTGAAGATTGTgatgaatga
- the LOC109597007 gene encoding protein FAM184A-like isoform X2: MFNFFRRSKKDEKKTKEVSPKRDRKDDMCKNISVATQKPEIAPNVGGTALPNVSSEFGLRKNVANAASEVTTLTEKNDTKPANNKNCETKTMCDDGASVQHAPPTISYASMLKKTEVRDNNVRSSCVKPCGHGTTAISPRIPVIAGKRESSATPPSSPVLEIKRHFRNETPSSAPSSRKNSRDTTLENGSAASPPLKFCTPPSSPETISEHNPLENGIKEAEQKNLINQEAKYQSQLNDLSKQLAVRDAEANKLRFQMEELQRDVFAKSAGIDRLEAELHAAHKETELIRQRIRILENDIENYRKRNRDLEEDVAEKKEEISEYEAQTKAKIEELEGVIKTLREKIQSLEEELRKMSEEKQKLDERQAELLEERENEKKKLAETLEQATLQKIEVENKWKDEFEKLRTVNILKEQQLLDDFEWKLREVQQTCKKRLSEKDKLIEERLQEAYKDAEQKMKQAEDMMAQIQDMKSYETEIETLRGLTLNQEKTLKEMKDQHEQMKMTEDSLRNETKKLRNLIELEKENLQHMQRVHQQEIADKERHLQQTLNNKRIEIAMYWEERLLTECGRLKYELELIHNEEKHTAMETVRKEKDEEFAKERKLWEQKVRECFKEINGLKKALTEKEEYYQEEIVSSQTKTDRDILELRRLMDKIDMTHHEKYEKLVNEHEEELARINSEHVQKVQEVEAYWQNQLSILRASIDSIKEQMEKESQLKIENLIQQHRTELDSQWENLIHQKNEAIHLVEDEYVVKYKTLEEQFYTQQKSHSAREVELLKTIDSLKNELQSKNCTIDDLQNNVDALEGGIQVLNNEIVQQGDNLFKSGKEAESKISCTKDLSTDMSYLVLIFPCLSWILSISLFQTIAFFVISLILLYRRLL; this comes from the exons atgttcaatttcTTCCGCAGATCGAAGAAAGATGAGAAGAAAACGAAAGAGGTGTCGCCCAAACGCGATCGAAAGGACGAcatgtgtaaaaatattagcGTCGCGACACAAAAGCCGGAGATTGCGCCCAACGTCGGCGGCACCGCACTGCCAAATGTCTCGTCGGAATTCGGGTTACGGAAAAATGTTGCGAATGCAGCCAGCGAAGTGACCACACTCACCGAAAAAAACGATACGAAACCAGCGAATAACAAAAATTGCGAAACGAAAACCATGTGCGACGACGGCGCCTCAGTCCAACACGCGCCGCCAACGATCTCTTATGCGAGCATGTTAAAAAAAACCGAAGTGCGCGACAATAATGTGAGAAGTTCTTGTGTTAAGCCCTGCGGCCACGGCACCACCGCCATCTCGCCCCGCATACCGGTGATCGCGGGCAAAAGGGAGAGCAGTGCCACGCCGCCGAGCAGTCCGGTGCTGGAGATCAAGAGGCACTTCAGGAACGAAACACCCTCGTCGGCTCCGAGCTCGCGCAAGAACTCGAGGGACACCACCTTGGAGAATGGTAGCGCCGCGTCGCCACCCCTCAAGTTCTGCACGCCACCTTCTTCTCCTGAAACGATTAGCGAACATAATCCTCTGGAGAATGGAATTAAAGAAGCCGAACA gaaaaatctaatcaatCAAGAAGCTAAATACCAAAGTCAACTCAATGACCTGTCGAAACAACTGGCGGTCCGCGATGCAGAAGCTAACAAGCTACGATTTCAAATGGAAGAATTGCAGCGAGATGTTTTTGCTAAATCTGCTGGAATAGACC GTTTGGAAGCTGAACTACACGCTGCTCATAAAGAGACTGAACTAATTCGCCAAAGAATacgaattttagaaaatgataTCGAAAATTACAGGAAAAGAAACAGGGATCTTGAAGAAGATGTAGCTGAAAAAAAAG AAGAAATATCCGAATATGAAGCTCAAACAAAAGCAAAAATCGAAGAATTAGAAGGGGTAATAAAAACGTTGCGGGAAAAAATTCAATCATTAGAAGAAGAATTGAGGAAAATGTCGGAAGAAAAACAGAAACTAGACGAGAGACAAGCGGAACTTTTAGAAGAAAGAGAAAACGAAAAGAAGAAATTGGCTGAAACATTGGAACAAGCTACACTACAAAAAATAGAAGTTGAAAATAAGTGGAAAGACGAATTCGAAAAGTTACGAActgtcaatatattaaaagaacaacaaCTATTAGATGACTTTGAATGGAAACTAAGAGAAGTTCAACAAACCTGCAAAAAACGCTTGAGCGAAAAGGACAAATTAATAGAAGAGCGACTGCAGGAAGCCTACAAAGATGCTgaacaaaaaatgaaacaagcaGAGGATATGATGGCTCAG ATTCAAGACATGAAGAGTTACGAAACGGAAATCGAAACTCTAAGGGGCTTAACTCTGAACCAGGAGAAAACACTGAAAGAAATGAAAGATCAGCATGAACAAATGAAAATGACTGAAGACAGCCTTCGTAATGAAACTAAAAAACTTCGAAATCTGATCGAACTTGAGAAAGAAAATCTGCAACACATGCAACGAGTCCATCAACAAGAAATTGCTGATAAAGAAAGGCACTTACAGCAAACactgaataataaaagaattgaaATTGCAATGTACTGGGAAGAGAGATTGTTGACGGAGTGTGGAAGACTGAAATATGAATTGGAACTGATTCACAACGAAGAAAAGCACACAGCCATGGAGACAGTTAGAAAGGAGAAAGATGAAGAGTTCGCCAAGGAAAGAAAATTATGGGAACAGAAGGTCAGAGAATGTTTTAAAGAG ATAAATGGTCTAAAAAAAGCGCTTACAGAAAAAGAAGAATATTATCAAGAGGAAATAGTAAGTTCGCAAACAAAAACAGACAGAGATATTTTGGAATTAAGAAGATTGATGGATAAAATAGATATGACCCATCATGAAAAATACGAAAAACTAGTAAACGAACACGAAGAAGAATTAG ctcGAATAAATAGTGAACACGTTCAAAAGGTTCAGGAAGTTGAAGCGTACTGGCAAAATCAACTTTCTATACTTAGAGCTAGCATAGATTCAATAAAAGAACAGATGGAAAAGGAATCTcaactaaaaattgaaaatctaaTTCAGCAACATAGAACTGAGTTAg ATTCTCAGTGGGAAAACTTAATCCACCAAAAGAACGAAGCGATACATTTGGTGGAGGATgaatatgttgtaaaatacaaaacattagAAGAACAATTTTATACGCAACAAAAATCACATTCAGCTAGGGAGGTAGAACTGTTAAAAACAATCGACAGTCTAAAGAACGAATTGCAGAGTAAAAATTGCACAATCGATGACTTACAGAACAACGTGGACGCATTGGAAGGAGgaattcaagttttaaataatgaaatcgtCCAACAAGGAGACAACCTGTTTAAAAGTGGAAAGGAGGCTGAATCAAAGATAAG CTGTACTAAAGACCTATCGACGGATATGTCCTACTTAGTACTCATTTTTCCTTGTCTTTCATGGATATTATCCATATCTCTATTTCAAACCATTGCATTTTTTGTCATTTCTCTCATATTACTTTACAGACGATTGCTTTAA
- the LOC109597007 gene encoding protein FAM184A-like isoform X3, with amino-acid sequence MSFVKNIFNKVSDERKDAETEDEEESDGTSTVSEASSDTGIFTSANSSGDLDTTALVETDCSTISSFFGYWKNLINQEAKYQSQLNDLSKQLAVRDAEANKLRFQMEELQRDVFAKSAGIDRLEAELHAAHKETELIRQRIRILENDIENYRKRNRDLEEDVAEKKEEISEYEAQTKAKIEELEGVIKTLREKIQSLEEELRKMSEEKQKLDERQAELLEERENEKKKLAETLEQATLQKIEVENKWKDEFEKLRTVNILKEQQLLDDFEWKLREVQQTCKKRLSEKDKLIEERLQEAYKDAEQKMKQAEDMMAQIQDMKSYETEIETLRGLTLNQEKTLKEMKDQHEQMKMTEDSLRNETKKLRNLIELEKENLQHMQRVHQQEIADKERHLQQTLNNKRIEIAMYWEERLLTECGRLKYELELIHNEEKHTAMETVRKEKDEEFAKERKLWEQKVRECFKEINGLKKALTEKEEYYQEEIVSSQTKTDRDILELRRLMDKIDMTHHEKYEKLVNEHEEELARINSEHVQKVQEVEAYWQNQLSILRASIDSIKEQMEKESQLKIENLIQQHRTELDSQWENLIHQKNEAIHLVEDEYVVKYKTLEEQFYTQQKSHSAREVELLKTIDSLKNELQSKNCTIDDLQNNVDALEGGIQVLNNEIVQQGDNLFKSGKEAESKIRSLQDTVAKLVEQQEKERESYRLKFMENHKQSQETIDHLQRKCQCLTKLFEEVRQRYERRESRVEDLNKISDLKQVIAEQEKDLACINEEKRYFQMRLMALEKQLEENAPFEEDEYEDPETIKHIESQYKVEEPSPESPPNILVPPQIPPNGFTTPQLMFSNPMSIPNSVSIPPTIIECEDCDE; translated from the exons gaaaaatctaatcaatCAAGAAGCTAAATACCAAAGTCAACTCAATGACCTGTCGAAACAACTGGCGGTCCGCGATGCAGAAGCTAACAAGCTACGATTTCAAATGGAAGAATTGCAGCGAGATGTTTTTGCTAAATCTGCTGGAATAGACC GTTTGGAAGCTGAACTACACGCTGCTCATAAAGAGACTGAACTAATTCGCCAAAGAATacgaattttagaaaatgataTCGAAAATTACAGGAAAAGAAACAGGGATCTTGAAGAAGATGTAGCTGAAAAAAAAG AAGAAATATCCGAATATGAAGCTCAAACAAAAGCAAAAATCGAAGAATTAGAAGGGGTAATAAAAACGTTGCGGGAAAAAATTCAATCATTAGAAGAAGAATTGAGGAAAATGTCGGAAGAAAAACAGAAACTAGACGAGAGACAAGCGGAACTTTTAGAAGAAAGAGAAAACGAAAAGAAGAAATTGGCTGAAACATTGGAACAAGCTACACTACAAAAAATAGAAGTTGAAAATAAGTGGAAAGACGAATTCGAAAAGTTACGAActgtcaatatattaaaagaacaacaaCTATTAGATGACTTTGAATGGAAACTAAGAGAAGTTCAACAAACCTGCAAAAAACGCTTGAGCGAAAAGGACAAATTAATAGAAGAGCGACTGCAGGAAGCCTACAAAGATGCTgaacaaaaaatgaaacaagcaGAGGATATGATGGCTCAG ATTCAAGACATGAAGAGTTACGAAACGGAAATCGAAACTCTAAGGGGCTTAACTCTGAACCAGGAGAAAACACTGAAAGAAATGAAAGATCAGCATGAACAAATGAAAATGACTGAAGACAGCCTTCGTAATGAAACTAAAAAACTTCGAAATCTGATCGAACTTGAGAAAGAAAATCTGCAACACATGCAACGAGTCCATCAACAAGAAATTGCTGATAAAGAAAGGCACTTACAGCAAACactgaataataaaagaattgaaATTGCAATGTACTGGGAAGAGAGATTGTTGACGGAGTGTGGAAGACTGAAATATGAATTGGAACTGATTCACAACGAAGAAAAGCACACAGCCATGGAGACAGTTAGAAAGGAGAAAGATGAAGAGTTCGCCAAGGAAAGAAAATTATGGGAACAGAAGGTCAGAGAATGTTTTAAAGAG ATAAATGGTCTAAAAAAAGCGCTTACAGAAAAAGAAGAATATTATCAAGAGGAAATAGTAAGTTCGCAAACAAAAACAGACAGAGATATTTTGGAATTAAGAAGATTGATGGATAAAATAGATATGACCCATCATGAAAAATACGAAAAACTAGTAAACGAACACGAAGAAGAATTAG ctcGAATAAATAGTGAACACGTTCAAAAGGTTCAGGAAGTTGAAGCGTACTGGCAAAATCAACTTTCTATACTTAGAGCTAGCATAGATTCAATAAAAGAACAGATGGAAAAGGAATCTcaactaaaaattgaaaatctaaTTCAGCAACATAGAACTGAGTTAg ATTCTCAGTGGGAAAACTTAATCCACCAAAAGAACGAAGCGATACATTTGGTGGAGGATgaatatgttgtaaaatacaaaacattagAAGAACAATTTTATACGCAACAAAAATCACATTCAGCTAGGGAGGTAGAACTGTTAAAAACAATCGACAGTCTAAAGAACGAATTGCAGAGTAAAAATTGCACAATCGATGACTTACAGAACAACGTGGACGCATTGGAAGGAGgaattcaagttttaaataatgaaatcgtCCAACAAGGAGACAACCTGTTTAAAAGTGGAAAGGAGGCTGAATCAAAGATAAG AAGTCTACAAGATACGGTAGCGAAATTGGTGGAACAACAGGAGAAAGAACGAGAATCTTATAGATTGAAATTTATGGAAAATCACAAACAATCGCAGGAAACTATTGATCACCTACAGAGAAAATGCCAATGCTTGACTAAACT GTTTGAAGAAGTTAGACAACGATACGAAAGGCGAGAGTCTCGAGTAGAAGATCTAAACAAAATATCTGATTTAAAACAAGTTATAGCCGAACAAGAAAAAGATCTGGCTTGTATTAACGAGGAGAAGAGATACTTTCAAATGAGACTGATGGCATTAGAAAAGCAACTGGAAGAAAACGCACCGTTTGAAGAAGACGAATACGAAGATccagaaacaataaaacacatCGAAAGTCAATATAAAGTGGAGGAACCTTCTCCAGAATCGCctccaaatattttagttcCACCTCAAATACCACCAAATGGATTTACAACACCGCAGTTGATGTTTTCAAACCCTATGAGCATACCAAATTCTGTGTCGATCCCTCCCACCATTATTGAATGTGAAGATTGTgatgaatga
- the LOC109596988 gene encoding aldo-keto reductase family 1 member B1, which produces MVQVPRIKFNNGLTIPTFGLGTWKSKPGEVGQAVKDAIDIGYRHIDCAHIYGNEKEIGDALKEKFADGTVKREDLFITSKLWNTFHRPDLVEPALKTTLSNLGLEYLDLYLIHWPFALKEGGDLFPTGPDAFSDVDYVDTWKAMEEVNKKGLTKSIGVSNFNKRQIERLLQNCTIPPQTNQIEVHPYLTQKKLIEFCKSKNITITAYSPLGSPDRPWAKPTDPKLLDDPKIKAIANKYGKTTAQVVLKYQVQRGNITIPKSVTKSRIQENFDIWNFELTADDIALIDTFDCNGRICPYEDAKAHKDHPFTNDEY; this is translated from the exons ATGGTACAAGTTCCAAGAATCAAGTTCAATAACGGATTGACAATTCCTACATTTGGTTTGGGAACATGGAag TCTAAACCTGGTGAGGTGGGTCAAGCAGTAAAAGATGCCATCGACATCGGCTACCGCCACATTGACTGTGCTCACATCTACGGTAACGAAAAAGAAATTGGCGATGCCCTTAAAGAAAAATTCGCTGATGGTACCGTCAAACGTGAAGATCTTTTCATCACCAGCAAACTGTGGAACACCTTCCACAGACCTGACTTGGTTGAACCAGCACTTAAAACCACTTTGTCCAACTTAGGCCTAGAATATTTGGACCTTTATTTGATTCATTGGCCATTTGCTCTTAAG GAAGGTGGAGACCTCTTCCCCACTGGTCCAGATGCTTTCAGTGACGTTGATTACGTAGACACATGGAAAGCCATGGAAGAGGTAAACAAGAAAGGCTTAACTAAATCTATTGGAGTTTCTAACTTCAACAAGAGGCAGATTGAACGTTTGCTTCAAAACTGTACAATCCCTCCACAAACCAACCAA ATTGAAGTTCACCCCTATTTGACACAAAAGAAACTCATCGAGTTCTGTAAATCAAAGAACATCACAATCACCGCCTATAGTCCCTTGGGATCCCCAGACAGGCCATGGGCCAAGCCAACTGATCCAAAGTTGTTGGATGACCCGAAAATTAAGGCTATTGCTAACAAATAcggaaaaactaccgcccaagtTGTATTGAAATACCAAGTCCAAAGGGGTAACATCACCATTCCAAAGTCAGTAACCAAGTCCAGAATTCAAGAAAACTTCGACATTTGGAACTTTGAATTGACTGCTGATGATATTGCTTTGATTGATACCTTCGATTGCAATGGTAGAATCTGCCCGTACGAAGACGCTAAAGCCCACAAAGATCACCCATTCACCAATGatgaatattaa